The Sulfurimonas hydrogeniphila genome includes a window with the following:
- a CDS encoding transketolase, translating to MAEIYSYFKNDEKMVLLVGDMGFAVLDDFFDNHKERTFNTGICEQATMSMSAGMYLAGLKPLVYSQVPFLVMRAYEQIRYDLNEHKMNVKLIGVGADNYFSSLGRSHCMDDDDIAMMKIFKNFKIFAPTQETLQEDIKNMFAYDGPTYLRCL from the coding sequence ATGGCAGAAATATATAGTTATTTTAAAAATGATGAAAAGATGGTCCTGCTGGTCGGCGATATGGGATTTGCCGTGTTGGATGATTTTTTTGACAATCATAAAGAGCGAACTTTTAATACAGGTATATGCGAGCAGGCAACCATGAGCATGAGTGCGGGAATGTATTTGGCAGGATTGAAGCCGCTTGTTTATTCTCAGGTGCCTTTTTTGGTAATGCGTGCGTATGAGCAGATTCGTTATGATTTAAATGAACATAAAATGAATGTTAAACTTATCGGTGTAGGTGCCGATAATTATTTTTCTAGTTTGGGCAGAAGTCATTGTATGGATGATGATGACATAGCCATGATGAAAATATTTAAAAATTTTAAAATATTTGCACCGACACAAGAGACGCTGCAAGAAGATATAAAAAATATGTTTGCCTATGACGGGCCTACCTATTTGAGATGCTTATAA
- a CDS encoding globin domain-containing protein: MSLSQETVTAVKKTIPSVGKNAEKITTRMYEILFSKYPETKPLFANAQGDQHKKLAGAIAAFAANIDNLGALSAAVEKMANTHVLTKVKPEHYPMVADALITAMGDVLGDDFTDEYKQAWIEAYTFLANILMQREKELYSQQNS, translated from the coding sequence ATGAGCTTATCTCAAGAGACAGTAACAGCTGTTAAAAAAACAATCCCGTCAGTCGGAAAAAATGCCGAAAAAATAACAACACGTATGTATGAAATACTTTTCAGCAAATACCCTGAAACAAAACCTTTGTTTGCAAATGCACAAGGTGATCAGCATAAAAAACTCGCAGGTGCTATTGCAGCTTTTGCCGCAAATATTGACAATCTTGGCGCTTTATCTGCAGCAGTTGAAAAAATGGCAAATACACATGTACTGACAAAAGTAAAGCCGGAACACTATCCTATGGTTGCCGATGCTTTAATCACCGCTATGGGCGATGTTTTAGGTGATGATTTCACTGATGAATACAAACAGGCATGGATCGAAGCATATACATTTTTGGCCAATATTTTAATGCAACGCGAAAAAGAGCTTTACAGCCAACAAAATAGTTAA
- a CDS encoding SDR family oxidoreductase, producing MSSRKKAVVTGASSGIGKAITNRLLTLGFEVLGVSRSIQEKDFSHVNFQAVTCNLAEEKETIKLCEKLKKENLFLHVNCAGFGRFEPHEELHVNTITAMTFLNLTAPMLLTNASLRSLKENEGYLININSIEALRASKFAAVYSATKAGLKAFGDALFEETRKSRLSITNINPDMTQSNFYDELRFDVSPKEDERLIAADIADAVEHILTMRKGAVVTEYTLRSLHFGIAKKAKR from the coding sequence ATGTCGAGTCGTAAAAAAGCAGTAGTCACCGGAGCAAGCAGCGGCATAGGAAAAGCTATAACAAACAGACTGTTAACACTCGGGTTTGAAGTGTTAGGTGTTAGCAGAAGTATACAGGAGAAGGATTTCAGTCATGTAAACTTTCAGGCAGTTACATGTAACCTCGCAGAAGAAAAAGAGACAATAAAACTATGTGAAAAGCTTAAAAAAGAAAATCTCTTTTTACATGTAAACTGCGCAGGTTTCGGCCGTTTTGAACCGCATGAAGAGTTACATGTAAACACTATCACCGCCATGACATTTTTAAACCTTACCGCTCCGATGCTGCTCACAAATGCCTCACTGCGTTCTCTCAAAGAAAATGAAGGCTACCTCATCAATATCAACTCCATTGAAGCCTTACGGGCAAGTAAATTCGCAGCCGTTTACTCAGCCACAAAAGCAGGTCTCAAAGCTTTTGGCGATGCCCTTTTCGAAGAAACCAGAAAAAGCAGACTCAGTATAACAAACATAAATCCGGATATGACACAAAGCAACTTTTATGATGAGCTGCGTTTTGATGTCAGTCCAAAAGAAGATGAGAGGCTGATTGCTGCGGATATTGCCGATGCTGTAGAGCATATACTCACCATGCGAAAAGGTGCCGTGGTCACTGAGTATACTCTCAGAAGTTTACATTTTGGAATTGCTAAAAAAGCTAAGAGGTGA
- a CDS encoding transketolase, with product MLDAKEIRKKTIELSCKTGAGHLAPSLSTVEMLSVLFRDFLHYNKKNAQDESRDRLIFSKGHGAYAYYVILNELGFLPKEELDNFYRGASIKGCLTQNLDYMIEASTGSLGHGLPIAVGMAQAFKMQNKTNKVVCIVGDGEMQEGSNFEALALAYRFQLDNLLLIVDANELQAMDRVADVGLDNERLAKVLHSYTDNFSKIDGHNENSLHVSLKNFFHTKNDNFSIVFCDTLKGKGVAVCENSIAHHFRCPTQDGYVLGCDDE from the coding sequence TTGTTAGATGCAAAAGAGATAAGAAAAAAAACAATAGAACTCTCCTGCAAAACAGGAGCAGGACACTTGGCACCCTCACTGAGTACCGTCGAAATGCTGAGTGTCCTCTTTAGAGATTTTTTGCACTATAACAAAAAAAATGCTCAGGATGAAAGCCGTGACAGGCTCATATTTTCCAAAGGGCATGGTGCCTATGCGTACTATGTAATCTTAAACGAGCTTGGTTTTTTGCCAAAAGAAGAACTGGATAATTTTTACAGGGGAGCATCCATTAAAGGATGTTTGACACAAAATTTGGACTATATGATAGAAGCCTCTACCGGCTCACTCGGACACGGACTGCCTATAGCCGTTGGGATGGCACAGGCTTTTAAAATGCAAAACAAAACAAACAAGGTTGTCTGTATCGTCGGAGACGGAGAGATGCAGGAGGGAAGCAATTTTGAAGCCTTGGCGCTTGCATACAGATTTCAACTTGACAATCTTCTTTTGATTGTCGATGCAAACGAACTGCAGGCGATGGACAGAGTGGCAGATGTGGGGCTTGATAATGAGAGACTGGCAAAAGTCTTGCACAGTTATACGGATAATTTCTCAAAAATAGACGGGCATAATGAAAACAGCTTACATGTAAGCTTAAAGAACTTTTTTCATACAAAAAATGACAATTTCTCCATTGTATTTTGTGATACGCTCAAGGGCAAGGGCGTAGCGGTTTGTGAAAATTCTATAGCCCATCATTTTCGATGCCCGACGCAAGACGGATATGTTTTGGGGTGTGATGATGAGTAA
- a CDS encoding sugar MFS transporter, with protein sequence MHKQSSVLAMSIIGVLFFIFGFVTWLNGSLIPYLKVICHLNEFEALFVTFAFYIAYTVMALPMAVILEKTGYKKGMALGLLVMSLGALLFIPAALSGEFLVFLTALFTLGTGLTILQTASNPYIVLVGPIESAAMRISIMGLINKSAGVLAPLLFTAFILADIGFGVDLESINTQELAHKLISPYMTMAGILFLLSCFVWFSSLPDVKFEDDPYDKAGIFAFPRVVLGALALFFYVGIEVIAGDTIGLYGQSLGMSNATALTAYTMGFMVVGYLAGVFFIPKYLSQEKALVLSALFGIVFLFGVAFSSTTESHIITGLPDSVAFVAMLGLANALVWPTIWPLALKNLGKHTAKGSALLIMAIAGGAVVPLVFGKVAQLTQDMQMSYLIGIICYAVILMYGLQWHKMTGWRKSWQK encoded by the coding sequence ATGCATAAACAGTCAAGTGTTTTGGCAATGAGCATTATAGGTGTTTTGTTTTTTATATTCGGTTTTGTAACCTGGCTCAACGGCTCTCTAATTCCCTATCTGAAAGTTATCTGTCATTTAAATGAGTTTGAAGCGCTCTTTGTGACCTTTGCTTTTTATATTGCTTACACTGTAATGGCGTTGCCAATGGCTGTGATTTTGGAAAAAACAGGCTATAAAAAAGGGATGGCACTGGGACTTCTGGTCATGAGTCTTGGTGCTTTGCTTTTTATTCCCGCAGCACTGAGCGGTGAATTTTTGGTTTTTCTGACAGCACTTTTTACACTTGGAACAGGACTCACAATACTACAAACGGCATCAAATCCCTATATAGTTTTGGTAGGGCCGATAGAATCAGCGGCAATGCGTATCAGTATAATGGGACTCATCAACAAAAGTGCAGGTGTTTTGGCTCCGCTTCTTTTTACCGCATTTATATTGGCAGACATCGGTTTTGGCGTAGACCTGGAAAGTATAAATACACAAGAACTGGCACATAAGCTCATTAGCCCCTACATGACAATGGCAGGGATACTTTTTTTGTTGAGTTGTTTTGTCTGGTTCTCCTCATTGCCTGATGTGAAGTTTGAAGATGATCCGTATGATAAGGCAGGTATTTTTGCTTTTCCCCGGGTTGTATTGGGGGCTTTGGCACTCTTTTTTTATGTCGGCATAGAAGTTATAGCCGGTGATACGATTGGGCTGTACGGGCAAAGTCTGGGTATGTCCAATGCAACTGCCTTAACTGCATACACTATGGGATTTATGGTTGTCGGCTATCTTGCAGGTGTCTTTTTTATACCAAAATATTTATCGCAGGAAAAAGCACTTGTTCTTTCTGCCTTGTTTGGTATTGTTTTTTTGTTTGGAGTGGCCTTTAGCTCTACGACTGAGTCACACATTATAACGGGCCTTCCTGACAGCGTGGCTTTTGTGGCAATGCTAGGTTTGGCAAATGCTCTTGTCTGGCCGACAATCTGGCCTTTGGCATTAAAAAATTTGGGCAAGCACACAGCTAAAGGAAGTGCATTACTCATTATGGCAATAGCAGGCGGAGCAGTTGTACCGCTTGTTTTTGGAAAAGTGGCACAACTGACACAGGATATGCAGATGTCTTATCTGATAGGCATTATTTGTTATGCAGTGATTCTGATGTATGGATTACAATGGCATAAAATGACAGGTTGGAGGAAATCATGGCAAAAGTAA
- a CDS encoding HAD family hydrolase: MTLLHKDADKSHGIQSVSEAVGFDLKKLTVFGDNFNDIGMFRLANTSIAVANAQKEVKECADIVLKHTNDEDGVAKYLQEISNA, from the coding sequence TTGACACTTTTGCATAAAGATGCCGATAAATCCCATGGCATACAGAGTGTCAGTGAAGCGGTCGGTTTTGATTTGAAAAAGCTAACAGTATTTGGCGATAATTTTAACGATATAGGTATGTTTAGGCTTGCAAATACTTCCATAGCGGTTGCAAATGCTCAAAAAGAGGTAAAAGAGTGTGCTGACATAGTGTTAAAACATACAAATGATGAGGACGGTGTGGCAAAGTATCTGCAGGAAATCAGCAATGCATAA
- a CDS encoding PfkB family carbohydrate kinase: MKKVFVSGDFNVLHPGHLRLLKFAKESGDYLVVGVNSDKISQKGISQDIRLESINATSYVDEAFILDVPALEYIKQNRPEIVVKGKEFANKSNAELEVISAYGGKLLFSSGEIGFSSIDLLKQEFAALNYTVEHNSSYLQRHSFDMAHLNAIIEKFSQINVLVIGDSIVDEYIICEPLGMSQEDPTIVVTPLVSDKFIGGAAIVASHAKTLGANVKFISVVGDDENFNYLDEGLKKLDIDAKLYKDTTRPTTLKQRFRANTKTLLRVNHLKQHSIATDIEEKILQDVKENIERTDLIIFSDFSYGVLSKKIIDTITTMGCEAGILMAADSQSSSQVGDISKFNNMTLVTPTEREIRLSLNDFESGLVVLSDKLVKKSQAKYVFTTLGAEGILIYNNWEDDLLTDNINALGNAVRDVSGAGDSLLTCSAMALAVGANIWQSAYLGSLASAIQVSRVGNIPIQKDELLQELE, encoded by the coding sequence ATGAAAAAAGTATTTGTATCGGGTGACTTCAATGTGCTGCATCCCGGGCATTTGAGATTGTTGAAATTTGCCAAAGAGAGCGGGGATTACCTTGTTGTCGGTGTCAACAGTGATAAAATCAGCCAAAAAGGCATTTCGCAAGATATCAGACTGGAGTCCATCAATGCTACGAGCTATGTGGATGAAGCGTTTATTTTGGATGTTCCGGCACTTGAGTACATTAAGCAAAACAGACCTGAGATTGTTGTCAAGGGAAAAGAGTTCGCAAATAAATCAAATGCGGAACTGGAGGTTATCAGTGCTTATGGCGGCAAACTTCTTTTTAGCTCCGGAGAGATAGGTTTTTCTTCTATAGATTTATTAAAACAGGAATTTGCGGCACTCAATTATACGGTAGAACATAACAGTTCGTATTTGCAACGCCACTCTTTTGATATGGCGCATTTAAATGCCATTATAGAAAAATTTTCACAAATCAATGTTTTAGTCATAGGTGATTCCATTGTAGATGAGTACATTATTTGTGAGCCTTTGGGGATGAGTCAGGAAGATCCGACTATCGTCGTAACGCCTTTAGTAAGTGATAAATTCATAGGAGGCGCCGCCATCGTTGCCAGCCATGCAAAAACGCTCGGTGCAAACGTAAAGTTTATTTCTGTTGTCGGAGATGATGAAAATTTTAACTATTTGGATGAGGGGCTTAAAAAACTTGATATTGACGCGAAACTTTATAAAGACACGACAAGACCCACTACGCTCAAACAGCGCTTTCGTGCCAATACAAAAACACTGCTGCGTGTCAATCATCTCAAGCAGCACAGTATTGCAACAGATATAGAAGAAAAAATTCTTCAAGACGTCAAAGAAAATATAGAGCGTACGGATTTGATAATTTTTTCAGATTTCAGTTACGGTGTGCTGAGTAAAAAGATTATTGATACCATTACAACAATGGGGTGTGAGGCAGGTATATTAATGGCCGCTGATTCTCAAAGCTCCTCACAGGTCGGGGATATTTCAAAATTTAACAATATGACGCTGGTCACGCCTACTGAGAGAGAAATCAGACTCTCTTTAAATGATTTTGAATCGGGTTTGGTGGTGCTTTCGGACAAACTGGTAAAAAAATCACAGGCAAAATATGTTTTTACAACACTCGGAGCAGAGGGTATTTTGATATATAACAATTGGGAAGATGATTTATTGACAGATAACATAAACGCTTTGGGAAATGCAGTCCGTGATGTCAGCGGAGCAGGAGATTCTCTGCTTACATGTAGCGCGATGGCACTGGCTGTGGGTGCAAATATCTGGCAGAGTGCCTATTTGGGTTCTTTGGCCTCTGCGATTCAGGTAAGCCGGGTCGGCAATATTCCCATTCAAAAAGATGAACTTTTACAGGAGCTGGAGTAA
- a CDS encoding radical SAM/SPASM domain-containing protein, with the protein MSELILDGSKILWHQERLEQWKRGERIVPITIDMALTQACQYNCVFCYANMQRNKPHKITFEIMKNFLDDCAEVGVKAISLVSDGESTANPIYEDVIVYGKKVGLDMAIATHGNTLTEDVLRKILPALTYLRFNFSAGTPQRYSEIMGVPVEKYYETCENIKMAMQIKKEMNLDVTIGMQMVLMPQDADEIIPLAKLGKELRPDYLVIKHCSDDEEGTLGVDYDKYDDLVDLLKEAESYSDEEYLVKAKWSKILSKGKRNYSRCHGTPFHLQMSGTGLIAPCGSFFNEKYKQYHIANITEPGVRFKDILKSERYWEVMDFLASDKFDACSMCETLCLQDKTNEVLDAYKKGQHALTRPSGDLPQHLNFI; encoded by the coding sequence ATGTCAGAATTAATACTAGATGGATCTAAAATACTATGGCATCAAGAGCGCTTGGAGCAATGGAAGAGAGGGGAGAGGATTGTCCCTATCACCATTGATATGGCACTGACACAGGCTTGTCAGTACAACTGTGTCTTTTGTTATGCAAATATGCAAAGAAACAAACCGCATAAAATTACTTTTGAAATTATGAAAAACTTTTTGGATGATTGTGCCGAAGTGGGAGTCAAAGCCATCAGCCTTGTGAGCGACGGGGAAAGTACCGCAAACCCGATATATGAAGATGTCATTGTCTACGGCAAAAAAGTCGGTTTGGATATGGCTATAGCCACACACGGAAATACACTTACAGAAGATGTGCTAAGAAAAATTTTGCCGGCTTTGACATATTTGCGCTTTAACTTCAGTGCGGGAACACCACAAAGGTACAGCGAGATAATGGGTGTTCCGGTTGAGAAGTATTATGAAACCTGCGAAAATATCAAAATGGCGATGCAGATAAAAAAAGAGATGAATCTTGATGTGACTATCGGGATGCAGATGGTCTTGATGCCGCAGGATGCGGATGAGATTATTCCTCTGGCAAAACTCGGTAAAGAGTTGCGGCCTGATTATCTGGTCATTAAACATTGCAGTGACGATGAAGAGGGAACCCTGGGGGTTGATTATGACAAATATGATGACCTGGTTGACCTTTTAAAAGAAGCAGAGAGCTACAGTGACGAGGAATATCTTGTCAAAGCTAAATGGTCCAAGATTCTTTCCAAGGGCAAAAGGAACTACAGCAGATGCCACGGTACGCCTTTTCACCTGCAAATGTCCGGAACAGGTCTGATAGCCCCGTGCGGGAGCTTTTTCAATGAAAAATACAAGCAGTACCATATAGCCAATATAACAGAACCGGGAGTGCGTTTTAAAGATATACTCAAAAGCGAGAGATACTGGGAAGTGATGGATTTCTTGGCATCGGATAAATTTGATGCCTGCTCGATGTGTGAAACATTATGTTTGCAGGATAAGACAAATGAAGTGCTTGATGCCTATAAAAAAGGACAACATGCGCTGACACGTCCAAGCGGCGATTTGCCGCAGCATCTCAATTTTATTTAG
- a CDS encoding nucleotidyltransferase family protein, which yields MKALLLAGGLGTRLRPVTDFIPKCLVPVHGKPLLDYWLENLSAAGVDEFLINTSYLAEQVLAWKEKSSFCEQITLVHEEQLLNTGGTLLQNQNFFDKEAFFLIHADNLSFCDFQAFVNAHKTRPKICEITMMTFKTDTPSSCGIVELDEKEIVQHFFEKVENPPSNLANGAVYICEPTLFPFLKSLHKKNIDFSLDVLPHFMGKIYTYENRVYHRDIGTVESYALAQIEYLYV from the coding sequence ATGAAGGCCTTGTTGCTTGCAGGCGGACTGGGTACACGGCTGCGTCCCGTTACGGATTTTATTCCAAAGTGTCTGGTGCCTGTTCACGGGAAGCCTTTGCTGGATTACTGGCTTGAGAATCTGAGTGCAGCAGGAGTTGATGAGTTTTTGATAAATACATCCTATCTTGCCGAACAGGTGTTGGCATGGAAGGAGAAGAGTTCTTTTTGTGAACAAATAACGCTTGTGCATGAAGAGCAACTGCTTAATACAGGAGGAACACTGCTGCAAAATCAAAATTTTTTTGATAAGGAGGCATTCTTCTTGATTCATGCCGACAACTTGTCATTTTGTGATTTTCAGGCATTTGTCAACGCACACAAAACGCGTCCGAAAATCTGTGAGATCACAATGATGACATTTAAGACAGATACACCGTCATCTTGTGGAATAGTTGAATTGGATGAAAAAGAAATAGTACAGCATTTTTTTGAAAAAGTAGAAAACCCGCCTTCAAATTTGGCAAACGGTGCTGTCTATATCTGTGAGCCGACGCTGTTTCCTTTTCTGAAAAGTTTGCATAAAAAAAATATAGATTTTAGTCTGGATGTTTTACCTCATTTTATGGGAAAGATATACACTTATGAAAACAGAGTGTATCACAGGGATATTGGAACTGTAGAAAGTTATGCCTTGGCACAGATAGAATATCTGTACGTATAA
- the fliD gene encoding flagellar filament capping protein FliD, whose translation MAGNISSLGIGSGVLTADVIDQLKAADTAKIIDPIDRKIETNNQKQQSYDLLSSYMNSFKGSTFALSNDTLFDNKTVDVSGAAEVTVDAGANVDSFTLETVTLAKKDITKLGALNSKTTPIASAAGVLNLDINGTTYNINYDATTTLESLTQSITDIAGTQIDASILETSSGAFSLVLSSKLTGANQAITITDTDDGTNGTGSLDAALFDTTVTDGYQKIQNATDAVFKFNGITATRSTNEISDLILGVTITLKTEGDISNVTINQDTQKIVDEMQMFVDNYNTLMTNLNDMTIFDKEQGKRGIFQGDSFVNGLKRDIAGTVTSRFSSGSLMDYGIDIDRYGVMSFDSSVLESKLQTDSASVKTFFAGGTDSNGNTVTGFFTNLDDKVKQYTGYGGLLSNFDSGLTKDAKNLADAKEKAQASLDTRYEIMTKRFTAYDGIISRLNSQFSSLQQIISAQLNSNN comes from the coding sequence ATGGCAGGAAACATCAGTTCACTCGGTATAGGTTCAGGTGTTTTAACAGCAGATGTTATCGACCAACTCAAAGCAGCCGACACGGCAAAAATAATTGACCCTATTGACAGAAAAATTGAAACAAACAATCAAAAACAGCAATCATATGACCTCCTCTCTTCATATATGAATAGCTTTAAGGGAAGTACTTTTGCCCTTAGTAACGATACTCTTTTTGACAATAAAACAGTTGATGTAAGCGGAGCTGCCGAAGTTACGGTTGATGCCGGAGCCAATGTTGACTCTTTTACTCTCGAAACAGTTACATTAGCCAAAAAAGATATTACAAAACTCGGTGCACTAAACAGTAAAACTACGCCCATCGCTTCTGCAGCCGGCGTTTTGAACCTTGATATCAACGGCACGACCTATAACATTAACTATGATGCGACAACAACACTTGAAAGCCTGACACAATCCATAACAGATATTGCAGGAACCCAGATAGATGCCTCCATTTTAGAGACAAGCTCCGGAGCATTCAGTCTTGTACTCTCCTCTAAACTAACTGGCGCAAATCAAGCTATCACGATAACTGATACAGATGACGGAACCAATGGAACAGGTTCACTTGATGCGGCTCTTTTTGACACGACTGTAACAGACGGCTACCAGAAAATACAAAACGCTACAGATGCTGTTTTTAAATTCAACGGAATCACAGCAACACGCTCAACCAATGAAATAAGTGACTTGATTTTAGGTGTAACTATTACGCTCAAAACGGAGGGGGACATTTCCAATGTTACCATCAATCAAGATACTCAAAAAATTGTTGATGAAATGCAAATGTTTGTTGACAACTATAATACCTTAATGACCAACCTTAACGATATGACCATTTTTGACAAAGAGCAGGGAAAGCGGGGAATCTTCCAGGGAGACAGCTTTGTTAACGGGCTAAAAAGAGATATCGCAGGTACTGTAACAAGCCGTTTTAGTTCAGGGTCTCTTATGGACTACGGAATTGATATAGACAGATACGGAGTAATGAGTTTTGACAGTAGTGTTTTGGAGTCAAAACTGCAAACTGATTCCGCAAGTGTTAAAACTTTTTTTGCAGGAGGAACGGACAGCAACGGCAATACCGTAACAGGTTTCTTTACAAATCTCGATGATAAAGTAAAACAATATACCGGGTATGGCGGGCTTCTCTCAAATTTTGACAGTGGACTGACAAAAGATGCCAAAAATTTAGCCGATGCAAAAGAAAAAGCCCAGGCTTCTCTTGATACAAGATATGAAATTATGACCAAAAGATTCACTGCATACGACGGAATAATCAGCAGACTCAACTCCCAGTTTTCATCACTGCAGCAAATCATCTCAGCGCAACTTAACAGTAACAACTAG
- a CDS encoding HAD hydrolase family protein produces MKNIYITDLDHTFLRSDLSLSDYTKNIWNSYADRSILSVATARTYKKTAQFLQGVHVNAPMILLDGALIATMDKKIIDTKFVTKEAGDTIIEEGTKLGIYPFVLSLVDDELNEAFSYSTTLNSYQSEIIKRYVNDDHTQVFENLRAMQNNFKIVYMGDEALLRELEKNLRAVFGGGTEVYFGTRSLYGMLFFDTFA; encoded by the coding sequence ATGAAAAATATTTACATAACGGACCTGGATCACACATTTTTACGGAGTGATTTGTCTTTGAGTGATTATACTAAAAATATATGGAACTCGTATGCAGACAGATCGATTTTATCTGTTGCAACAGCAAGAACCTATAAAAAAACGGCACAGTTTTTACAAGGTGTGCATGTGAATGCGCCGATGATACTGCTTGACGGTGCACTCATAGCGACAATGGATAAAAAGATCATTGATACAAAGTTTGTGACCAAAGAAGCAGGCGACACTATCATAGAAGAGGGTACAAAACTCGGCATTTATCCTTTTGTACTTTCTTTGGTTGATGATGAACTTAATGAAGCATTTTCTTATTCTACAACGCTCAACAGCTATCAAAGTGAAATAATAAAACGCTATGTGAATGATGACCATACACAGGTGTTTGAAAATTTACGAGCCATGCAGAACAATTTTAAAATCGTTTATATGGGAGATGAAGCACTTTTAAGGGAGTTGGAAAAAAATCTCAGAGCTGTTTTTGGGGGAGGAACTGAAGTATATTTTGGCACCCGAAGCCTATATGGGATGCTATTTTTTGACACTTTTGCATAA
- a CDS encoding SIR2 family NAD-dependent protein deacylase translates to MAKVIIFSGAGVSAESGISTFRDSGGLWENYKIEEICYAGCLDWNYEATIGFYDKRREEIKDKKPNKAHSEISRLKEKYPDDIAVITQNVDDMFERAGCRDVLHLHGFLPEVRCESCGFTDNIGYRKLREAYENCPQCSNKLRPNIVFFAEQAPKYQDLYNELQDCEMLVVIGTSGNVINTDAFLQGNIRYSILNNLEKSSAINDELYSKVLYKKATVAIDKIVNDIEEFLKP, encoded by the coding sequence ATGGCAAAAGTAATAATATTCAGCGGCGCAGGAGTGAGTGCGGAGAGTGGAATTTCAACATTTCGGGACAGCGGCGGACTCTGGGAGAACTATAAAATAGAAGAGATCTGTTATGCCGGTTGCCTGGACTGGAATTATGAGGCTACGATAGGGTTTTATGACAAACGAAGAGAAGAGATAAAAGATAAAAAACCAAACAAAGCACACAGTGAAATCAGCAGATTAAAAGAAAAGTATCCGGATGACATAGCCGTGATCACACAAAATGTTGATGATATGTTTGAACGTGCAGGCTGCAGAGATGTTTTACATTTGCATGGGTTTCTACCGGAAGTCAGGTGTGAAAGCTGCGGTTTTACAGATAATATAGGCTATAGGAAATTACGTGAAGCATATGAGAACTGTCCTCAATGTTCAAATAAACTACGCCCGAATATTGTCTTTTTTGCAGAGCAGGCTCCGAAATACCAGGATCTGTACAATGAACTGCAAGACTGTGAAATGTTGGTTGTTATAGGAACAAGCGGCAATGTTATCAATACAGATGCTTTTTTGCAGGGAAATATCAGATATTCCATACTCAATAATTTAGAAAAAAGCAGTGCAATAAATGATGAATTGTATTCAAAAGTGCTGTATAAAAAAGCGACTGTGGCAATTGATAAAATTGTAAATGATATAGAAGAGTTTTTAAAACCCTAG
- the fliS gene encoding flagellar export chaperone FliS: MYSNAAYNIYNQNNVNIESPEKLIEMMYEGVLRFNAQAKKAILDEDNAKKVYWINRAVSVIVELIAVLDKSQGEVAVYLDGLYNYQIQLLSYANIENNTAKIDEVSNVFKGLLAGWRETTDVAY; encoded by the coding sequence ATGTACAGTAATGCAGCTTATAATATTTACAATCAAAACAATGTCAATATAGAATCACCGGAAAAATTAATAGAAATGATGTATGAGGGTGTTTTACGTTTTAATGCACAGGCAAAAAAAGCTATTTTGGATGAAGATAATGCGAAAAAAGTATATTGGATAAACCGTGCCGTTTCAGTAATTGTAGAACTGATTGCAGTGCTGGATAAATCGCAGGGAGAGGTTGCTGTATATCTGGACGGACTTTATAATTATCAGATCCAATTATTAAGTTATGCAAATATTGAAAACAATACAGCAAAAATTGATGAGGTAAGTAATGTTTTCAAAGGTTTGCTTGCAGGATGGAGAGAAACAACTGATGTGGCATACTAA